The genomic region CAGCAGCCAGATACCAGGTGCCCGCACCCGCGCCTGAATGTTTTGCAGGGCTAGGTCGTCGGTTTGCCAGGTAAGGGGGCGCTCCAGGGCGCCGGCTATTTTGCCCACGTACCCCGATACTTCGTCGTCAATGTTCCAGTTATGAAACACTGCACCCAACTCCTCGGCCAGCTCCCGGGCCGAGTTCAGCGTGTCGTCGGAGGAGTTGACGGTGCCCTGGTAGGCACACGTCAGCAGACAGCCGGTGATGCGGCGGTTGGTTTCGCGCTGCTCGTCGGAAGTCACTGCTGTACTGGCTTTGGGTAGGTTGGCGGAGGGAGCTTCCTGCGGCGTGCCATCAGCGGCGGCTAGATGTTGCTGCTCGGTGGGCGATTCCGTCTGTCCGGTTATATTCTCAATGTCTTCGGCCGTGAAGCAACCGGTACGGCGCATAAACTCGGCCGTGCCCAGCTCAGCCGTGCCCAGCCGCACCATCTCTGCCACCGATACAGCACACATGCATGAGTCGGCTCCGCCTGACAAGCTCAGCACGAAGCCACGGGTGCGGGCCTTGCGCATGTAGTCAAACAAGGCTAAGCTCAGGGCCTGGTTCAGTTCTAGGTACTCGTCGGGGGTAGGGAGCTGCTGAATTTCGGCGGCCGGCTCCAGTGGCGTGGCAAAATCTACATCCACGCATTCCACATCCACTTCCTTGAAGCTCAACAGCTGATTACGCGTCAGCAAATGACCTTCGCGGGCCACCAGAATCTCGCCATCGTAGATGGTACGACCGGCCTCGTTGCCCAGCAGGTTGGTGTAGAGGTAGGTGCAGTGAAACGTGCGCGAGGCATTCAGAACCAAGTTATACCGCGTGTCGGTCTTGCTCATCGCAAAATGGCTGGCCGAGGGATTCACAATCAGGTCTACCCTACCCTGCAACCGAGCAGCGGGGCGCACGTCGTCGGGACGCCAGGCATCTTCACAAATCTCGAAGCCAAAACGCACACCCTTATGCTCGAAAGTTAGGTCGCCGAGGAGCCACTCCTGGCCTTGCCAACGTACGGTAGTGGTTTCGCCAGCTGGCCAGGGGTAGAAAAAGCGGGTTTCGTAGTGCACGCCGTCGTTGGCCAGAAACTGCTTGGCTGCAAAGCCCAAAATTTCACCATCACGCAGCACACAACTGGTGTTATAGGTGCGCCCTTCCAGCCGCACGGGTAGGCCTACGCACACCAGAATGCCTTCCGTCCAGGGACGGATTTGCT from Hymenobacter aerilatus harbors:
- the nadE gene encoding NAD(+) synthase; its protein translation is MRIAGAALNQIPFAWQHNLRTIRTAIEQARTSGVELLCLPELCLSGYNCEDLFLSDWLCEEALEYLQQIRPWTEGILVCVGLPVRLEGRTYNTSCVLRDGEILGFAAKQFLANDGVHYETRFFYPWPAGETTTVRWQGQEWLLGDLTFEHKGVRFGFEICEDAWRPDDVRPAARLQGRVDLIVNPSASHFAMSKTDTRYNLVLNASRTFHCTYLYTNLLGNEAGRTIYDGEILVAREGHLLTRNQLLSFKEVDVECVDVDFATPLEPAAEIQQLPTPDEYLELNQALSLALFDYMRKARTRGFVLSLSGGADSCMCAVSVAEMVRLGTAELGTAEFMRRTGCFTAEDIENITGQTESPTEQQHLAAADGTPQEAPSANLPKASTAVTSDEQRETNRRITGCLLTCAYQGTVNSSDDTLNSARELAEELGAVFHNWNIDDEVSGYVGKIAGALERPLTWQTDDLALQNIQARVRAPGIWLLANVLNALLITTSNRSEASVGYCTMDGDTAGSISPIAGVDKDFVKQWLRWAEVERHYAALRHVNALQPTAELRPLEEKQTDERDLMPYVLLNRIERLAFYNRLSPAQVLATLLEENPATEREQLKTYVKRFYSLWSRNQWKRERYAPAFHLDDYNVDPRSWLRFPILSGGYTEELNAL